A single region of the Papilio machaon chromosome 13, ilPapMach1.1, whole genome shotgun sequence genome encodes:
- the LOC123721590 gene encoding uncharacterized protein LOC123721590, which translates to MTQIKQLLRSPKDRDPLDSPGVYEIPCDCGKSYVGETGRNIKSRLSEHIRSMRKLDGNTSAVADHALNSGTSHYIRFDKVKVLARERNFVSRKLREAIEIGRRPNFNRDKGWALPRTWEPVLMNAARHNINSAEEDIVDIISTFCAPGNANNNTNTALVSTSSTTPAHPAPPAPSRRALRAQARISTNNICNP; encoded by the exons ATGACACAGATCAAACAACTTCTGCGATCTCCAAAGGACCGGGATCCCCTAGATAGTCCTGGTGTCTACGAGATCCCGTGCGACTGTGGTAAAAGTTACGTCGGCGAAACGGGGCGCAATATAAAGTCGAGACTCTCTGAGCATATCCGCAGTATGCGTAAATTAGACGGCAACACCTCGGCGGTTGCGGATCACGCACTTAACTCCGGAACCTCGCATTATATTAGGTTCGACAAAGTTAAAGTGCTGGCCCGTGAGAGGAACTTCGTGTCTCGGAAGCTTCGGGAGGCTATTGAAATAGGTCGTCGACCTAATTTCAACAGAGACAAGGGGTGGGCTCTGCCGCGTACATGGGAACCCGTCTTAATGAACGCGGCGCGACACAACATCAACAGTGCTGAAGAGGATATTGTGGATATAATCAGTACATTTTGTGCCCCCGGAAACGCTAATAACAACACCAACACTGCTTTGGTATCAACCTCGTCAACGACGCCGGCgcaccccgcgccccccgcccccTCAAGACGCGCCCTAAGAGCGCAGGCGcgca TATCCACGAACAATATTTGTAATCCTTGA